In Paenibacillus sp. FSL M7-0420, a single genomic region encodes these proteins:
- a CDS encoding ankyrin repeat domain-containing protein has protein sequence MSEENIIWMASDDPLVISVVEAIHTGDVSSLKRLLAGNPGLATARITGSGEEDASNGGTASAGTSNAGSSEVTASGESRTLLHIATDWPGHFPNNAAVVTALIEAGAELNARFNGHHSETPLHWAASCDDVEVLDLLLDAGANIEAPGAVIASGTPLDDAVAFAQWRAAQRLVERGAQPALWHAAALGLLDAMEAHFAGHPLPHRYPWGASSASAAPDEVNVAFWCACHGGQRAAAEYLLARGAELNWPSPWDGLTPLDAARRNNATTLVEWLHSLGAESAQC, from the coding sequence ATGAGCGAAGAGAATATCATTTGGATGGCTAGTGACGACCCGCTGGTGATTTCTGTTGTTGAAGCGATTCATACGGGCGACGTATCTTCGCTTAAGCGGCTGCTTGCCGGGAATCCCGGGCTGGCTACAGCAAGAATTACTGGAAGCGGCGAGGAAGATGCAAGCAACGGAGGGACAGCCAGCGCGGGTACTAGCAACGCGGGTAGCAGCGAGGTGACAGCCAGCGGAGAGTCACGCACCCTGCTGCATATTGCCACCGACTGGCCGGGGCATTTCCCCAACAACGCAGCGGTTGTAACCGCGCTGATTGAGGCCGGGGCCGAGTTGAATGCCCGGTTCAACGGGCATCACAGCGAGACGCCGCTGCATTGGGCAGCAAGCTGTGACGATGTCGAGGTACTGGACCTCCTGCTCGATGCCGGGGCCAACATCGAGGCCCCCGGCGCAGTCATCGCCAGTGGTACACCGCTGGACGATGCGGTGGCATTCGCGCAGTGGCGGGCGGCGCAGCGGCTGGTGGAGCGCGGTGCGCAGCCTGCACTCTGGCACGCGGCGGCTCTCGGTCTGCTTGATGCGATGGAGGCACACTTCGCCGGACATCCGCTTCCGCACCGCTACCCATGGGGTGCAAGCTCCGCTTCAGCAGCACCGGACGAGGTAAACGTCGCGTTCTGGTGCGCCTGCCACGGCGGGCAACGCGCCGCCGCCGAATATCTGCTCGCTCGGGGAGCCGAGCTGAACTGGCCTTCCCCATGGGACGGCCTTACTCCCCTTGATGCCGCAAGACGCAACAACGCCACTACGCTGGTGGAGTGGCTGCACAGCCTGGGTGCTGAATCGGCACAGTGCTAA
- a CDS encoding glycosyltransferase — protein MTIYIPPELTEQFIHFGSNTYIQKGGLIESPEQVSIGNNVSIHAPYSLTSVIVSEGVPLGVPAISIGDGCKISGRLQISPRNKVILEPNVLIHSNVRIEGEITVGEGSWIGANCQLSGNIRIGAGSVVKANSMVLDNVPDYCVVSGNPAAVVHIYDTSSCDWVEVSDNEQAQALLMARSHHPLLSICIPTFNRAPYLDVCLQSIFSQIGNNELIEVVVSDNASTDATPEVISKYKALYPNMRTTRNETTISGDANILHVITLGRGKFLKMQGDDDYFVAGTILPLLNVLHNHPECGVIHISVINGNRPLWLNSGMSNYLAATNLYAAFITSVILRREDFEQVEHPTLFVSSCFNQLYLQYSVLEINPQFCIMYNSMFTYGGGAGTEKYIFAEVYFNSYPSILSHFLGKGFTAEEIAREKRQALYNYAIPWFRNNKATATIDEFEGVYTKYYQDEPYYEEALAIITAIRQA, from the coding sequence TTGACAATATATATTCCGCCTGAACTTACTGAACAATTCATACATTTTGGAAGCAATACCTATATTCAGAAAGGAGGCCTGATTGAGTCCCCGGAGCAAGTATCAATCGGTAACAACGTCTCCATTCACGCTCCATACTCGTTGACATCTGTCATTGTAAGTGAAGGAGTTCCGCTTGGGGTTCCAGCTATTTCTATAGGAGACGGCTGCAAAATAAGCGGTCGGTTACAGATCAGTCCCCGCAACAAGGTTATTCTGGAGCCGAATGTGCTGATTCATTCCAATGTTCGGATCGAGGGGGAGATCACCGTTGGCGAAGGTTCCTGGATAGGCGCAAATTGCCAACTGTCAGGGAATATACGTATTGGAGCCGGGAGTGTGGTTAAGGCAAACAGCATGGTCTTAGACAATGTGCCTGACTATTGTGTGGTTTCGGGCAATCCTGCAGCTGTTGTGCACATTTATGACACTTCTTCCTGTGACTGGGTAGAGGTGTCCGATAATGAACAGGCTCAAGCATTACTCATGGCCCGAAGTCATCACCCCCTGTTATCTATCTGCATTCCCACTTTTAATCGTGCACCTTATCTGGATGTATGTCTACAGTCGATTTTCTCACAAATCGGAAATAACGAACTGATAGAGGTAGTAGTGTCTGATAACGCTTCTACAGATGCCACACCCGAAGTCATAAGTAAGTATAAGGCCCTTTACCCCAATATGAGGACTACACGCAACGAAACAACAATTAGCGGAGACGCAAATATACTTCATGTGATAACTCTGGGTAGAGGAAAGTTTCTGAAAATGCAGGGAGATGATGATTATTTTGTAGCTGGTACGATTCTGCCCTTGCTCAATGTGTTGCACAATCACCCCGAATGTGGAGTCATCCATATCAGTGTAATTAACGGAAACAGGCCTCTTTGGTTAAATTCGGGCATGAGCAATTATCTTGCCGCTACCAATCTTTATGCTGCCTTTATTACTTCTGTAATTTTGCGTCGTGAAGACTTTGAACAAGTTGAACATCCAACGTTGTTTGTGAGTTCTTGTTTTAATCAGCTCTATCTTCAATATTCAGTATTAGAGATTAACCCACAGTTCTGCATTATGTACAATAGTATGTTCACCTATGGGGGCGGCGCCGGTACTGAAAAATATATTTTTGCTGAAGTCTATTTTAACAGCTATCCGTCGATCTTAAGTCATTTCCTGGGCAAAGGCTTTACTGCTGAGGAGATTGCCAGAGAGAAAAGACAAGCGCTTTATAATTACGCAATACCCTGGTTTCGCAACAATAAAGCAACTGCAACTATTGATGAATTTGAAGGAGTCTATACAAAATACTATCAGGATGAACCTTATTATGAAGAAGCCTTGGCCATCATAACAGCTATCCGCCAAGCATAA
- a CDS encoding glycosyltransferase: protein MSHSLEPETVSSFYHYGKNTLISANGQFEHPELILIGDRVSIKEHYYIQSIEKDGLHEPQIVIGDDCKFEPGLTLHSINRIVIERNVHLGCNVSISDTRHEYRQVGIPVSAQGWVEPAREVFIGEGTEIGDGTVIAGNIRIGKHSIIHPGSVVEQDIPENCVAGGSPAQILQINPKKEPHSPESPPLLSICIPTYNRAANLEHCLASIFSQLQHDSPVEVIISDNASTDDTPQVIARYAARYPCLKSFRNSSNIGAERNIFLITQLAQGRFIKLHGDDDYFVPNTIPPLLDVIKNHLHCGFIYLNVHNHDGQVFTAEGASAFLRISSIMSTFISGIIIKKEEYEHVKEPLLYIGSLFNHTYLLYEILTRNPHFCVVNWRIFNFSGNPPSGYNFGEVVIRNYQTILRHFIGKGLSEEDFRQEKKASLFNKILPWYGAIMRDHAPVVTADFEEIFTEFYAEESYFEEVLPHIKAIKAMHKAKS, encoded by the coding sequence ATGTCACACTCCTTAGAGCCTGAGACTGTTTCCAGTTTCTATCACTATGGCAAGAATACATTGATCTCAGCCAATGGGCAGTTTGAGCATCCCGAACTCATTCTCATCGGCGACAGGGTATCCATTAAAGAACATTACTATATACAGTCCATAGAAAAAGATGGTTTACATGAACCGCAAATTGTTATAGGGGATGATTGTAAGTTTGAACCAGGACTCACTCTTCATTCCATTAACCGAATAGTGATTGAGCGTAATGTACATTTAGGTTGTAATGTAAGCATATCGGATACCCGGCATGAGTATCGGCAAGTAGGAATACCGGTATCGGCACAAGGGTGGGTTGAACCCGCCCGGGAGGTTTTTATTGGAGAAGGTACCGAGATAGGCGATGGAACGGTTATTGCAGGTAATATCAGGATAGGCAAGCACAGCATTATTCATCCTGGAAGCGTTGTGGAGCAAGATATTCCTGAGAACTGCGTGGCTGGCGGGTCTCCGGCTCAAATCCTGCAAATAAATCCCAAGAAAGAACCCCACTCGCCGGAATCTCCTCCACTCCTGTCCATTTGTATTCCAACCTATAACCGTGCAGCCAACCTGGAACATTGTCTAGCCTCCATATTCAGCCAATTACAGCACGATAGTCCCGTAGAAGTTATTATTTCTGACAATGCCTCCACCGATGATACCCCTCAAGTGATTGCACGTTATGCCGCCCGCTATCCATGTCTGAAATCTTTCAGAAACAGCTCGAATATTGGTGCCGAACGCAATATATTTCTTATAACACAACTGGCACAGGGAAGATTTATTAAATTGCATGGCGACGATGATTATTTTGTACCCAATACAATCCCCCCGTTGCTGGATGTCATTAAAAATCATCTGCATTGCGGATTCATATATCTTAATGTGCACAATCATGATGGCCAGGTGTTCACCGCTGAAGGTGCATCTGCCTTCCTCAGAATTTCAAGCATTATGTCTACTTTTATTTCTGGAATTATTATAAAAAAAGAAGAATACGAACATGTAAAAGAGCCCTTGCTTTATATAGGTTCTTTGTTCAATCATACTTACTTGCTATACGAAATCTTAACCAGAAATCCTCACTTTTGTGTCGTCAATTGGAGGATATTTAATTTTTCCGGTAATCCCCCTTCAGGATACAACTTCGGTGAAGTGGTTATCCGTAATTATCAGACTATTTTGCGCCATTTTATCGGAAAGGGGTTATCAGAGGAGGATTTCCGGCAAGAAAAAAAAGCTTCTCTCTTCAATAAAATCCTCCCTTGGTATGGAGCGATTATGCGTGACCATGCCCCCGTGGTCACTGCGGATTTCGAGGAAATCTTCACTGAATTTTATGCAGAGGAATCCTATTTTGAAGAAGTGTTACCGCATATTAAAGCAATAAAGGCTATGCACAAAGCTAAATCTTAA
- a CDS encoding tetratricopeptide repeat protein, whose product MDNQATLQENALQQEIQESNFSNASLNLLRYANILYTQHNYEHAAVFYEKFLLEAKTLSPEMIEAYGKLSDCHINSGKVDEALSAAFQSFAFGTPHPVICYKIGVSFMNKNLLELAAFWYDMATKVTVQEHMEYDLSFSTWLPHLQLCVCYDRLGDREKSFQHHKLAQSHYPNHPSIVSNQQYFDSLYQVKTEVLENNEPKATDSDSEILDTE is encoded by the coding sequence ATGGATAATCAGGCTACACTTCAGGAAAACGCTCTCCAACAAGAGATACAAGAATCCAATTTTTCCAACGCTTCTCTTAATTTGTTGAGATACGCCAATATATTATACACTCAACATAATTATGAACATGCTGCTGTGTTTTATGAAAAATTTCTATTGGAAGCTAAAACTTTATCCCCAGAAATGATCGAAGCCTACGGAAAACTCTCAGATTGTCACATTAACTCAGGAAAGGTGGACGAAGCATTGTCCGCAGCTTTTCAATCCTTTGCTTTCGGAACCCCTCATCCAGTAATATGTTACAAAATAGGAGTTTCATTCATGAACAAAAATCTTTTGGAACTAGCTGCTTTTTGGTATGACATGGCTACGAAGGTAACGGTACAAGAACATATGGAATATGATCTCTCCTTTTCAACATGGCTTCCCCATTTACAGCTATGTGTGTGCTATGACCGGCTGGGTGATCGTGAGAAATCATTTCAGCATCATAAATTAGCACAAAGCCACTATCCTAATCACCCAAGTATAGTAAGCAATCAACAATATTTCGATTCATTGTACCAAGTAAAGACTGAAGTATTAGAAAATAATGAGCCCAAAGCAACGGACAGCGATTCGGAAATCCTGGACACCGAATAA
- a CDS encoding serine hydrolase gives MKLSLLRRRSAFWTRTVLSAALVLTLTAPAVQAAAVPPASAPPAAATAAAKPLTTENAAAFLKQFFSSDAVKAQLSGAVVVVVKDGKTVIEEGFGFADKDAKSKVDPDKTVFRLASVSKTFTATAAMQLVEQGKLDLKADFQVYTGPMAFDNPFGVPVTVGDLLTHTTGFRIQDPLPEDINEDFTTKVSIEDYVVKHMPPVVREPGTSYMYDNFASLLLGLVVEKASGMPYEDYMQQHVFAPLKMDSSGFLLEGKLKDNLATAYDATGKKVDLYNVTPTVMPHGGMLSTGDDVGRFMTAFLNGGAADTNRILKADTVQSMEEYRSSIHPMLPNTTYGFESAFQLPGAGSSPKIITKAGDLIGFSSYMFLIPEQNTGVFIGYNQQSALRELFYPAFIQTFFPQYAAPVKLDAYKPMSADALKAFTGYYADLRIKSLVSTVSVQNGALTINDALLGSRKLIQIDDNLFKDELTGKLTGFAMKDGGQSAYMKEPYLNPFSYAQKGPDGVGYADVPASHAYATPVRMLQSLGYLTNDATVSFQPDSGVTRAQYVRLMMESSGLKGSTTEKMAFPDLQGHPDAAYIQQAVELGMIEGTASGEFQPDRVISRQEAAVMIWRLYSVQYPDKLFEKVKLSGTTDKWAVPAVKMAVALGLYGPDFKPDAKGAVDYKSRAALSNKENAAILYALFTNPINQIVAGLKEKPAEAGK, from the coding sequence ATGAAACTATCATTGTTGCGCCGCCGCTCTGCCTTTTGGACGAGGACCGTGCTATCGGCTGCACTGGTTCTGACACTTACGGCTCCGGCTGTTCAGGCCGCTGCCGTTCCCCCTGCTTCTGCCCCTCCGGCAGCTGCCACTGCAGCGGCCAAGCCGCTGACAACAGAGAATGCTGCGGCCTTCCTCAAGCAATTCTTCAGTTCGGATGCGGTGAAAGCGCAGCTATCCGGTGCGGTTGTTGTGGTGGTGAAGGATGGCAAGACGGTTATCGAAGAAGGCTTCGGATTCGCGGATAAGGATGCCAAAAGTAAGGTAGACCCTGACAAAACAGTCTTCCGTCTGGCCTCGGTATCCAAAACCTTCACTGCGACTGCCGCCATGCAGCTCGTTGAGCAAGGCAAGCTAGATTTGAAAGCGGATTTTCAAGTCTATACCGGTCCGATGGCCTTCGATAACCCCTTTGGGGTTCCGGTAACTGTGGGCGATCTGCTGACCCACACCACCGGCTTCCGCATTCAAGACCCGCTGCCGGAAGACATCAATGAGGATTTCACCACCAAGGTGTCCATTGAGGATTATGTGGTGAAGCATATGCCGCCGGTGGTTCGTGAGCCGGGCACTTCCTACATGTATGACAACTTCGCTTCGCTGCTGCTCGGTCTGGTGGTGGAGAAGGCCAGCGGTATGCCTTATGAGGATTATATGCAGCAGCATGTCTTCGCCCCGCTGAAGATGGATTCAAGCGGCTTCCTGCTGGAAGGCAAGCTGAAGGACAATCTTGCTACAGCCTATGACGCCACGGGCAAAAAGGTTGATCTCTACAACGTGACGCCAACCGTGATGCCGCATGGCGGCATGTTGTCCACCGGCGATGATGTCGGGAGATTCATGACGGCTTTTCTGAACGGGGGAGCAGCGGATACGAACCGCATCCTTAAGGCAGATACCGTACAATCGATGGAGGAATACCGTTCTTCCATTCACCCGATGCTGCCGAATACCACTTACGGCTTTGAATCGGCTTTCCAGCTTCCCGGCGCTGGCAGCAGCCCGAAGATTATCACCAAGGCCGGTGATTTGATTGGCTTCAGCTCTTATATGTTCCTTATTCCCGAGCAGAATACCGGGGTGTTCATTGGCTATAATCAGCAAAGTGCACTGCGGGAGCTGTTCTACCCGGCCTTTATCCAGACGTTCTTCCCGCAATATGCCGCACCGGTGAAGCTGGATGCTTACAAGCCGATGAGTGCTGATGCACTGAAGGCATTCACCGGCTACTATGCGGATCTCCGGATCAAGAGTCTGGTATCTACAGTGTCTGTGCAGAATGGTGCGCTAACGATTAATGATGCTTTGCTGGGTTCCCGCAAGCTGATCCAGATAGATGATAATCTGTTCAAGGATGAGCTGACCGGCAAATTAACGGGCTTCGCCATGAAGGATGGCGGACAAAGCGCGTATATGAAGGAGCCTTACCTCAATCCGTTCAGTTATGCCCAGAAGGGGCCGGACGGCGTTGGTTATGCCGACGTTCCTGCCAGCCATGCTTATGCCACTCCGGTGCGGATGCTCCAGTCGCTGGGGTATCTGACGAATGATGCCACGGTGAGCTTCCAGCCCGACTCGGGCGTTACGCGCGCCCAGTATGTGCGGCTGATGATGGAGAGCAGCGGGCTCAAAGGAAGCACTACTGAGAAGATGGCCTTCCCGGATCTGCAGGGCCATCCCGATGCCGCTTACATCCAGCAGGCTGTTGAACTGGGAATGATTGAAGGAACGGCCAGCGGAGAATTTCAGCCGGACCGGGTGATCTCCCGCCAGGAGGCGGCAGTCATGATCTGGAGACTGTACAGTGTGCAGTACCCGGATAAGCTGTTCGAGAAGGTGAAGCTGTCCGGCACTACGGACAAGTGGGCCGTTCCGGCGGTGAAAATGGCCGTCGCCCTGGGTCTGTACGGACCGGACTTCAAGCCGGATGCCAAGGGCGCTGTGGACTACAAGTCCAGAGCCGCGCTGAGCAATAAAGAGAACGCAGCGATTCTATACGCGCTGTTCACGAACCCGATCAACCAGATCGTCGCCGGACTGAAGGAGAAGCCTGCGGAAGCGGGCAAATAA
- a CDS encoding sigma-54 interaction domain-containing protein, translated as MTKKNKNTGKPALDEFVEEYPSTLFVTDQNGNILISNEFTALTIGIHLEELLKANVQDLVKAGYYSHSITMEAIATKQKVTNTVNTSRGFHVFSSAIPILDKDGEVQLVVTTSNEFSQEHNYYEANVPVAQQIHKQLGGAAAEKKKGIVAESLAMKQIIKVCNQIASYDSKVLIYGESGTGKEVIAKYIHLKSEKWKGPFIPINCAAIAPALFEYELFGYEKGVLEGQTEVKAGMIEIASGGVLFLDEIADLPMEMQAKLLRVLENNEVRRVGGITNIPVHCRVIAATNRDLWSLVKKGLFREDLYYRINVIPIHIPPLRNRKLDLVGLISSFITSFNEMYGKKYVLSAEEFDKMLNQPWHGNVRELRNYIERLVVTEHVGQSVQEEEQIGDWFSLDHFIEKNKHQLASLKDFTAVAEGHYIKKVLQDCAGNGTEAAKRLNVDRSVIYRKLKKMEEVLRFK; from the coding sequence GTGACCAAAAAAAACAAAAATACAGGGAAACCCGCGCTCGACGAATTCGTGGAAGAATATCCGTCAACGTTATTTGTTACCGATCAGAACGGGAATATCCTGATTTCCAATGAATTCACCGCTCTAACCATCGGCATCCATCTGGAGGAGCTGCTCAAGGCGAACGTCCAGGATCTGGTGAAGGCGGGCTATTACAGTCATTCCATCACGATGGAGGCTATTGCGACGAAGCAAAAGGTAACCAATACCGTCAATACCTCCAGAGGCTTCCATGTGTTCTCGTCGGCGATTCCCATTCTGGATAAGGACGGGGAGGTACAGCTGGTAGTTACCACCTCCAATGAATTCAGCCAGGAGCATAATTATTATGAAGCGAATGTGCCAGTGGCCCAGCAGATCCATAAGCAGTTAGGCGGTGCTGCCGCAGAGAAGAAGAAGGGAATCGTGGCCGAGAGTCTGGCGATGAAGCAGATTATCAAGGTGTGCAACCAGATTGCTTCTTACGACAGCAAGGTGCTGATCTACGGCGAATCCGGGACGGGCAAAGAGGTGATCGCCAAGTATATCCATCTGAAGAGCGAGAAGTGGAAGGGGCCGTTCATTCCGATTAACTGCGCTGCGATTGCTCCGGCTCTATTCGAATACGAATTGTTCGGGTACGAGAAGGGCGTCCTTGAAGGTCAGACCGAGGTCAAGGCGGGTATGATCGAAATTGCGAGCGGCGGAGTGCTGTTCCTGGATGAGATTGCAGATCTGCCGATGGAGATGCAGGCCAAATTATTGCGGGTGCTTGAAAATAATGAAGTGAGACGCGTGGGCGGCATTACCAATATTCCGGTCCATTGCCGCGTGATTGCAGCTACCAACCGGGATCTGTGGAGTCTGGTCAAAAAGGGGCTGTTCCGCGAAGATCTGTATTACCGGATTAATGTGATTCCGATTCATATTCCGCCGCTGCGCAACCGGAAGCTGGACCTGGTAGGGTTAATCTCCAGCTTCATCACCAGCTTCAATGAGATGTACGGCAAGAAATATGTGCTGAGTGCCGAAGAATTCGATAAGATGCTGAACCAGCCCTGGCATGGGAATGTTAGAGAATTAAGGAATTACATCGAGCGGCTGGTGGTGACCGAGCATGTGGGCCAGAGCGTACAGGAAGAGGAGCAGATTGGCGACTGGTTCTCCCTCGACCACTTCATTGAGAAGAATAAGCATCAGCTCGCAAGTCTGAAGGATTTCACTGCTGTAGCAGAGGGCCATTATATCAAAAAAGTGCTGCAGGATTGTGCCGGTAACGGGACGGAGGCAGCCAAGCGCCTGAACGTTGACCGGTCGGTAATCTACAGAAAGCTGAAGAAGATGGAAGAGGTGCTGAGATTTAAATGA
- a CDS encoding DUF561 domain-containing protein, giving the protein MSITQLLGIKYPIFQGGMAQIAVSPLVGAVSNAGGLGIIGSGGFTADRLRDEIRKAKASTDKPFAVNLMLMMNNIPELIQVIIEEGVRIVTTGAGTPAPYMPILKEHGIIVIPVVPSVKIAKKMEALGVDAIVAEGTEAGGHVGETTTMALLPQVASAVSIPVIGAGGIADGRGIAAAFALGAQGVQVGTRFLATVECPTHENFKLAVINADDTSTTVTGRSLGGPVRSIKNSMIAEFLRMENEKASREELESLSLGSLRRAVFEGDTDTGSVMAGQICGMVNKITTVEEMITTMFAEAQEVMEKMGKVTFESVVHA; this is encoded by the coding sequence ATGTCGATTACACAACTGTTAGGAATTAAATATCCGATTTTCCAGGGCGGTATGGCTCAGATTGCTGTGTCTCCGCTGGTAGGCGCTGTGTCCAATGCGGGCGGGCTGGGTATTATCGGCTCAGGCGGCTTCACCGCCGACCGGCTCCGTGACGAGATCCGCAAGGCCAAAGCAAGCACTGACAAGCCTTTTGCCGTCAACCTGATGCTGATGATGAACAATATCCCTGAGCTGATCCAGGTTATTATTGAAGAAGGCGTGAGGATTGTAACTACAGGCGCAGGTACACCGGCTCCATATATGCCCATTCTGAAGGAACATGGCATTATCGTTATTCCGGTAGTCCCTTCCGTCAAAATCGCCAAGAAAATGGAAGCGCTCGGTGTGGATGCGATTGTAGCCGAGGGAACCGAGGCGGGCGGACATGTGGGTGAGACTACAACCATGGCTCTGCTTCCACAAGTCGCCAGTGCGGTATCCATTCCGGTAATTGGCGCCGGCGGGATTGCCGATGGACGCGGGATTGCCGCTGCTTTTGCACTCGGAGCGCAAGGGGTTCAGGTTGGAACCCGGTTCCTCGCGACCGTGGAATGCCCGACACACGAGAATTTCAAGCTGGCGGTTATCAACGCAGATGATACCAGCACAACCGTAACTGGCCGCAGCCTTGGCGGTCCGGTAAGAAGCATCAAGAACAGCATGATTGCCGAGTTCCTCAGAATGGAGAATGAGAAGGCTTCGCGCGAAGAGCTGGAGAGCTTAAGCCTGGGTTCCCTGCGCAGAGCCGTATTTGAAGGAGATACCGATACCGGCTCCGTTATGGCCGGACAGATCTGCGGGATGGTCAACAAGATTACCACCGTGGAAGAGATGATCACCACCATGTTCGCTGAGGCGCAGGAAGTGATGGAGAAGATGGGGAAAGTAACCTTTGAATCCGTAGTTCATGCTTAA
- a CDS encoding L-lactate MFS transporter — translation MNVQLNRWRILIASTIINICVGAIYAFSIFALPLTKVFSVSMPDIMIAFTINAAISPIPMILGGKLVDKGGARKAVFIGGAMFGIGFILSGLATAPWMLYITYGVITGIGQGIVYSSTIGNSVKLFPDKRGLAAGIVTAGYGGGTIAIAPIANALITSNGVQSALITLGVAFLVIILGLGLLVRPAPAGYAPEGWTPPVTGAAKAGVNVPWHEMIKKPLFYVIACLFLIGALSGMMVTANASVIGQKMFGLTAAAAALYVSLYSLSNCLGRVFWGAVSDRIGRVKCLLMIYLVIAAMMLTIALSSSVAGFAVAIAGIGLCFGGTMGIFPSIVGEKFGMKYYGVNYGVTFIGYSGAAFFGPRIAGSVAAANDGNFTNAFYIALVISLVGFALTFVYKAMEKQKPEPEVAKAA, via the coding sequence ATGAACGTACAGTTGAACCGCTGGAGGATCTTGATTGCATCAACGATCATTAATATCTGTGTAGGCGCCATTTATGCTTTCAGTATTTTCGCACTGCCATTAACGAAGGTCTTCAGCGTGAGCATGCCGGATATTATGATTGCTTTTACCATTAATGCAGCAATTTCCCCGATTCCGATGATCCTGGGCGGTAAACTGGTGGATAAAGGGGGAGCGAGGAAGGCGGTCTTCATCGGCGGTGCGATGTTCGGGATTGGCTTCATTCTCTCCGGCCTGGCTACTGCACCTTGGATGCTGTATATCACCTATGGTGTCATTACCGGCATTGGCCAGGGAATCGTATATTCCTCGACCATTGGCAACAGCGTGAAGCTCTTTCCGGATAAAAGAGGTCTGGCAGCAGGGATTGTTACAGCCGGATATGGCGGCGGCACCATCGCTATTGCTCCTATCGCTAATGCCTTAATCACCAGCAATGGTGTACAATCTGCTCTAATTACGCTCGGCGTAGCTTTCCTGGTGATTATTCTGGGTCTTGGCCTGCTCGTCAGACCTGCCCCGGCGGGTTATGCTCCTGAAGGCTGGACCCCTCCTGTAACCGGAGCAGCCAAGGCGGGAGTGAATGTACCATGGCATGAAATGATCAAGAAGCCGTTGTTCTATGTGATTGCCTGCCTGTTCCTGATCGGCGCGCTGTCTGGTATGATGGTAACCGCAAATGCCTCCGTCATCGGTCAGAAAATGTTCGGCTTAACCGCAGCAGCAGCAGCACTCTACGTAAGCTTGTACTCGCTGAGCAACTGTCTTGGCCGTGTATTCTGGGGCGCAGTGTCCGATAGAATCGGCCGCGTGAAATGCCTGCTCATGATTTATCTCGTCATTGCGGCGATGATGCTTACGATTGCTCTATCATCTTCTGTAGCCGGATTTGCTGTCGCCATTGCCGGGATCGGCTTATGCTTCGGCGGAACGATGGGCATCTTCCCGTCCATTGTCGGTGAGAAGTTCGGCATGAAATATTACGGTGTGAACTACGGGGTGACCTTCATCGGCTACTCGGGAGCCGCGTTCTTCGGCCCGAGAATTGCCGGCAGTGTGGCAGCAGCCAATGACGGCAACTTCACGAACGCCTTTTACATTGCGCTGGTCATCTCCCTGGTCGGCTTCGCCCTAACCTTCGTCTACAAAGCGATGGAGAAGCAGAAGCCCGAGCCGGAAGTGGCTAAGGCGGCTTAA